In Verrucomicrobiota bacterium, a single window of DNA contains:
- the pstB gene encoding phosphate ABC transporter ATP-binding protein PstB: MVEQATVNLVKERAKKPEVIIEIDRLDFYYGAFKALHDISLEIPKGEVTAFIGPSGCGKSTLLRCLNRMNDLVDVAKIGGGEIRIDGININDPSVDVIELRKRVGMVFQKSNPFPKSIYENVVYGLRIQGVHDKKLLDEAVEKSLMGAALWEEVKDRLDDIATGLSGGQMQRLCIARAIAVEPEIILMDEPCSALDPIATAKVEELITGLKGKFTIVIVTHNMQQAGRCSDRTAFFYLGKLIEVDETAKIFTNPSKKQTEDYITGRFG; the protein is encoded by the coding sequence ATGGTGGAACAAGCAACTGTTAATCTTGTTAAGGAGCGGGCTAAGAAGCCTGAGGTCATTATTGAGATTGATCGGCTAGACTTTTATTATGGAGCATTTAAAGCCCTCCATGATATCAGCCTTGAAATTCCTAAGGGTGAAGTCACCGCATTTATTGGGCCTTCTGGTTGTGGAAAATCTACCTTGCTCAGATGTCTCAATCGTATGAATGATCTGGTGGATGTAGCGAAGATCGGCGGAGGAGAAATTCGTATCGATGGGATAAATATTAACGATCCTAGCGTGGATGTTATTGAACTTCGTAAGCGAGTGGGCATGGTCTTCCAGAAGTCTAATCCTTTTCCCAAGTCTATATATGAGAATGTTGTTTATGGACTGCGAATACAAGGCGTTCACGATAAGAAACTCTTAGATGAAGCGGTAGAAAAGAGTCTGATGGGGGCTGCTCTATGGGAGGAAGTGAAGGATCGTTTAGATGATATCGCAACGGGCCTTTCCGGAGGCCAGATGCAGCGCCTTTGCATTGCCAGAGCTATTGCAGTTGAACCCGAAATCATTCTTATGGACGAACCTTGTTCTGCTCTCGATCCCATTGCTACGGCAAAAGTGGAGGAGCTCATTACTGGCTTGAAGGGTAAGTTTACGATTGTGATAGTGACTCATAACATGCAACAGGCTGGAAGATGCTCCGATCGCACAGCCTTTTTTTATCTTGGTAAGCTAATCGAGGTGGACGAGACAGCGAAGATCTTCACTAATCCCAGTAAAAAACAAACGGAGGACTATATCACAGGTAGATTTGGATAA
- a CDS encoding PhoU domain-containing protein, producing MTEKDKEHMRGIFKGPLLKLRETLLMMASLTDRNFTVAMNSLTERDASKGTLVEAEDTIVDKLEVDIDAMVVVYLSTHGAAATACRLVLATSKISEALESIADQAVTIARRSQKLCELPELPLDLEIMPMAQLSLRMMREGIDCFVDVAPDKVLDIVALDKKVDSKNRENERVLCEIMSEHPDYVQQCIHYMLISRALERVGDYAKHIAQEVYYLYMAEDIRHRQLASS from the coding sequence ATGACGGAAAAAGACAAAGAACACATGCGAGGTATCTTTAAAGGACCTCTTCTTAAGCTTAGGGAGACGCTCTTGATGATGGCAAGTCTTACAGACCGCAATTTTACGGTAGCCATGAATAGTCTGACAGAGAGAGATGCTAGCAAAGGAACACTAGTTGAGGCAGAAGATACCATTGTCGATAAGCTAGAAGTGGATATTGATGCCATGGTGGTGGTTTATTTGTCTACCCACGGTGCTGCGGCAACCGCTTGTAGACTTGTTCTAGCTACCTCAAAAATTTCTGAAGCGTTAGAAAGTATCGCTGACCAAGCTGTGACCATTGCCCGCCGATCTCAAAAGTTGTGTGAACTGCCTGAACTTCCATTGGATCTTGAAATTATGCCTATGGCGCAACTAAGTCTGCGTATGATGAGGGAAGGCATTGATTGTTTTGTAGATGTAGCCCCGGATAAGGTTCTAGATATTGTAGCACTCGATAAAAAGGTAGATAGCAAAAATAGAGAAAATGAAAGAGTTCTTTGTGAAATTATGAGTGAGCATCCCGATTATGTGCAGCAATGCATCCATTACATGCTCATTTCAAGGGCGCTTGAGCGTGTCGGGGATTATGCTAAACATATTGCCCAAGAAGTTTATTATTTGTACATGGCGGAAGATATCCGTCATCGGCAGCTCGCCTCCTCTTAG
- the pyk gene encoding pyruvate kinase produces the protein MRKTKIIATLGPAIESGEELKQLIQAGVSIFRLNMSHAKHEWVKDIVKQIRAQAAGLNQTVGILLDTQGPAIRTGDLPTNLDLKEGDTFTFTVRGHVSEEAYSVDTNYDDLVSDIKVGDVVMVDNGVIQMVVRDKNENELKCEVLTPGALGSRRHINLPGARVNLPALTEKDLADIQVGIECDVDLIALSFARESKDVLQLKELLKSKGAAHISVIAKIEDQSAVKEIEQIVEAADGIMVARGDLGVECPYEELPIIQRRIIKKCVASVKPVIVATHMLESMIEKPLPTRAEITDVANAVYEEADAIMLSGETAVGKYPVKCIQVLDRVAQRIERTGNIRYHEKVVLRDTRENVGASAVHLANEMKAEGLVVFTRSGRMARVCAGLRPEVTSIFAFTPDEQLTRRLSLYYGVIPLFLQFDEIPQKNLPEAEKLLLERKILPEGSKVVVLSELFVESKVIWSVQVRELGLNV, from the coding sequence GTGCGTAAGACAAAAATTATTGCAACTCTGGGACCTGCAATTGAGTCAGGTGAGGAATTAAAACAGTTGATTCAAGCAGGGGTAAGTATATTTCGGCTAAATATGTCTCATGCAAAGCATGAGTGGGTTAAAGATATTGTTAAACAGATTCGAGCTCAGGCGGCAGGGCTTAATCAAACAGTAGGTATATTACTAGATACTCAAGGACCGGCAATTCGGACGGGCGATTTGCCCACCAATCTAGACCTAAAAGAGGGCGATACTTTTACATTTACAGTCCGCGGTCATGTTTCTGAAGAGGCTTATTCGGTAGATACTAATTATGATGACCTTGTAAGTGATATTAAGGTGGGCGATGTCGTAATGGTTGACAATGGTGTCATCCAGATGGTGGTTAGAGACAAGAATGAAAACGAATTGAAGTGTGAAGTTTTGACTCCGGGAGCTTTAGGGAGCCGTAGGCATATTAATTTGCCTGGAGCTCGGGTAAATCTGCCAGCACTCACAGAAAAAGATCTAGCGGATATTCAAGTAGGAATAGAGTGTGATGTTGATCTTATAGCGTTGTCTTTCGCCAGGGAATCAAAGGATGTATTACAGCTAAAAGAATTGCTCAAATCTAAAGGGGCAGCCCATATAAGTGTCATTGCAAAGATAGAAGATCAGTCTGCGGTTAAAGAGATAGAGCAGATTGTGGAAGCAGCTGATGGGATAATGGTGGCCAGAGGAGATTTAGGTGTGGAGTGCCCATATGAGGAATTACCTATTATCCAGCGTAGGATTATCAAAAAATGTGTGGCAAGTGTGAAACCCGTCATTGTCGCAACCCACATGTTGGAGAGTATGATTGAGAAACCTTTGCCGACGCGTGCTGAGATTACAGACGTGGCGAATGCTGTATATGAGGAGGCAGACGCTATTATGCTTTCAGGTGAGACGGCAGTGGGTAAATACCCAGTAAAATGTATTCAAGTGCTGGATCGAGTTGCCCAGCGTATTGAGAGGACTGGCAATATTAGGTACCATGAAAAAGTTGTTTTGCGGGACACAAGAGAAAATGTAGGAGCTTCTGCTGTGCATTTAGCAAATGAGATGAAAGCAGAGGGCCTAGTGGTATTTACCCGCTCCGGCAGAATGGCGCGTGTTTGTGCTGGGTTACGACCTGAGGTAACTTCTATTTTTGCCTTTACTCCTGACGAGCAACTCACTCGGCGTCTCTCTTTGTATTATGGTGTCATACCCTTGTTCTTGCAGTTCGATGAGATTCCGCAAAAGAATTTGCCAGAAGCTGAGAAGCTCTTATTGGAGCGCAAAATCCTGCCTGAGGGTAGTAAAGTAGTTGTTCTTTCTGAGCTATTTGTGGAATCCAAGGTAATTTGGAGCGTTCAAGTTCGTGAATTAGGCTTAAATGTCTAA
- a CDS encoding glycosyltransferase family 87 protein has translation MLKENPENGYQLIYRDYIYMDWLIRLFHYDMYEAKNYQRDHNYRYGPIVAKISEWALILPYKYWPALWFGLSILLAGVSYFFLDKSLDLRINPISGLLVVLGYPSSVYLISLYQNSFVSLAIVCSAGYLVCKKKSFLAGLLFGVIFYKPQILVYVTAFVLFTGNIRFVLGAGLSSTLFMLISLAVCGLDAHLYWFQSLSEVMRGIQGDEMQTNIPWKGFVLTVFPEAWHQAGLIGGQVIMFAVFIWSQWMIWHQRKEGAWKEWYSLYWGVAFWALFSPHVKVYELSLALPCWFLMLSLQSSFYKKDEALKVDTLHGLFWTSGFLALFCRFIGASIVAPLLTLWYILCLLLMSKKVSVPSKSLKTG, from the coding sequence ATGCTGAAGGAGAACCCAGAAAATGGTTATCAATTGATCTATAGAGACTATATCTATATGGACTGGTTAATCCGCTTATTTCATTATGACATGTATGAGGCGAAAAATTATCAGCGTGACCATAATTATAGATATGGGCCCATCGTCGCCAAGATATCAGAATGGGCCTTGATCCTGCCATACAAATATTGGCCTGCGCTATGGTTTGGTTTATCTATTCTTCTAGCAGGGGTAAGTTATTTTTTCTTAGATAAAAGTTTAGATCTTCGCATAAATCCTATCTCAGGGCTGTTGGTCGTATTGGGCTATCCATCATCCGTTTATCTTATCTCACTTTACCAGAATAGCTTTGTCTCACTTGCGATTGTGTGTAGCGCTGGGTATCTCGTGTGCAAAAAAAAGAGCTTTCTTGCGGGGCTACTATTTGGGGTGATTTTTTATAAACCCCAGATACTGGTTTACGTGACGGCATTCGTTTTATTTACAGGGAACATTCGCTTTGTGTTGGGAGCAGGGTTAAGCTCAACACTATTTATGCTGATATCATTGGCAGTATGTGGACTGGATGCCCATCTTTATTGGTTTCAAAGTTTGTCAGAAGTAATGAGAGGTATTCAAGGCGACGAGATGCAAACTAACATTCCTTGGAAAGGATTTGTGCTTACGGTATTCCCTGAGGCTTGGCATCAAGCTGGCTTAATAGGCGGGCAAGTAATTATGTTTGCGGTATTCATTTGGTCACAGTGGATGATTTGGCATCAAAGAAAAGAAGGTGCTTGGAAGGAATGGTATAGCTTGTATTGGGGAGTTGCTTTTTGGGCATTGTTTTCTCCTCATGTTAAAGTCTATGAGCTGAGTCTCGCTTTACCCTGTTGGTTTTTAATGCTTAGCCTTCAATCTTCGTTCTACAAAAAGGATGAGGCTCTAAAGGTAGATACTTTGCATGGCCTCTTCTGGACGAGTGGCTTTTTAGCTTTGTTTTGTAGGTTCATCGGCGCCTCTATTGTGGCTCCACTGCTTACATTATGGTATATTCTCTGTCTTCTTTTGATGTCGAAGAAGGTCTCTGTTCCTTCGAAAAGCCTAAAAACGGGTTGA
- a CDS encoding TetR/AcrR family transcriptional regulator: protein MEIVKKQQRERNPEKTYSSILRSAERLFARKGFAGTSMSQIAEASGVSQPLIHHHFGNKESLYRAVKSDVMKRIFEAWEYASEGENGIDSFETRIRTVWRFIGKHPTFIRLVEWSRLEDKDDFWPGEERLVRALHRHIKGGQEEGLFRDDIDPMVISVMAQALVLFWWEDHNYAVRHFGGRAVVNEHYLEQMLKVFMSGISNQTESENTKGLEYVGRNLG, encoded by the coding sequence ATGGAAATTGTAAAAAAGCAGCAGAGGGAGCGTAATCCCGAAAAGACCTATAGCTCGATCTTGAGATCTGCTGAACGCCTTTTTGCCAGGAAAGGCTTTGCGGGCACCTCCATGAGCCAGATAGCAGAGGCCTCTGGTGTATCTCAGCCACTGATTCATCATCATTTTGGCAATAAAGAAAGTCTTTATCGGGCAGTTAAGAGTGATGTCATGAAGCGGATATTTGAGGCGTGGGAATATGCTTCTGAGGGTGAAAACGGTATTGATTCCTTCGAGACTCGAATTAGAACGGTCTGGCGATTTATTGGAAAACATCCCACTTTTATTCGGCTGGTTGAATGGTCGAGATTAGAAGATAAAGATGATTTTTGGCCGGGTGAAGAAAGGCTAGTTAGAGCGCTACATAGGCACATTAAAGGGGGGCAGGAAGAAGGTCTGTTCCGTGACGACATAGACCCAATGGTTATTTCGGTCATGGCTCAAGCGCTAGTTTTATTTTGGTGGGAAGATCATAACTACGCCGTTCGTCATTTCGGTGGCCGTGCAGTAGTAAATGAGCATTACCTTGAACAGATGTTGAAAGTTTTTATGAGTGGTATCTCCAACCAAACTGAAAGTGAAAATACAAAAGGACTTGAATATGTCGGAAGAAATCTTGGGTGA
- the shc gene encoding squalene--hopene cyclase — protein sequence MSEEILGESETKSEVRVSELSHADVQGAYPLQTLERRQTRLDASIDSAVLWLSENQHAEGYWVGMLESNCCMEAEWVLAMHFLGVEDDPKYQKVLKCILNKQRSDGSWEVYYGASGGDINTTVECYVALRVAGYDKDCDALKKARAWILRHGGLKEVRNFTKYWLALIGEWPWEHTPTLPPELIYLPPSMPFNIYQFASWARGTIIPLAILSARRAVVPLPKDKKLDELFPNGRDEFDFSLPDTEKIFSWASLFHGADWFLNRYVNFPIKPGRETAIRLCLEWVIKHQEEDGAWSGIQPPWIYSLMALKTEGYPLIHPVIKAGLDAFNQHWSYERNGGIHLQASESVVWDTTLSMLAMLDCGQNLDNNHMLSQAMDWVLGEQVRMRGDWDVYVPEAPAGGWAFERANDFYPDVDDTAVAVIVLTRLRKHTAKAPEELDQAIDVAVRWMECMQSKCGGWAAFDKDNTHKVLTKIPFADFGELLDPPSVDVTAHVLEALGLLGRGLEDPIVAKAYEYLLDEQEDDGSWFGRWGVNHIYGTAAVLPALEAIGEDMTKDYVLKAADWIVDHQNKDGGWGETPGSYMDDSLRGIGNSTASQTGWALMALLAVQGNQYDEIILRGLSYLLKHQIHGTWEEPEFTGTGFPGYAVGERIDLKKAGDLHQGTELQRAFMINYNMYRHYFPMMALGRARQHFAKYLNYSKYLSS from the coding sequence ATGTCGGAAGAAATCTTGGGTGAATCGGAAACAAAGAGCGAAGTTAGGGTGAGTGAGCTATCACATGCTGATGTCCAGGGAGCCTATCCGTTGCAAACTCTAGAAAGACGTCAAACGAGATTAGATGCCTCAATTGATAGTGCAGTTTTATGGCTGTCCGAGAATCAACACGCCGAAGGTTATTGGGTGGGTATGCTGGAATCGAATTGTTGTATGGAAGCAGAGTGGGTGCTGGCCATGCACTTTCTAGGTGTTGAGGATGACCCTAAATATCAAAAAGTTCTGAAGTGTATTCTAAATAAACAGCGTAGCGACGGTTCTTGGGAAGTGTATTATGGGGCGTCAGGGGGAGACATTAATACTACGGTTGAATGCTATGTTGCTTTGAGAGTAGCAGGTTATGATAAAGACTGTGATGCTCTCAAGAAGGCTAGAGCGTGGATTTTGCGACATGGAGGCCTAAAAGAGGTTCGTAATTTTACCAAGTACTGGTTGGCACTTATAGGAGAATGGCCATGGGAGCATACACCGACACTACCTCCAGAATTGATTTATTTACCGCCCTCTATGCCGTTTAATATTTATCAATTCGCATCATGGGCTAGAGGGACTATCATTCCCTTAGCCATTCTTTCTGCTCGGCGAGCAGTTGTCCCTTTACCTAAGGATAAAAAATTAGATGAACTGTTTCCCAACGGGCGTGACGAATTTGACTTCTCACTACCTGATACGGAAAAGATTTTTAGTTGGGCCTCTCTTTTTCATGGAGCCGATTGGTTTTTGAATAGATATGTCAATTTTCCAATTAAACCCGGTCGAGAAACTGCTATCAGGCTTTGTTTGGAATGGGTGATTAAGCATCAAGAAGAAGATGGTGCATGGAGCGGCATCCAGCCTCCTTGGATATATTCGCTCATGGCGTTAAAGACAGAAGGCTACCCTCTTATACATCCTGTGATCAAAGCGGGTTTAGATGCTTTCAATCAACATTGGTCCTATGAACGTAATGGAGGTATTCATTTACAAGCCAGTGAGTCAGTGGTGTGGGACACCACACTATCCATGTTAGCAATGCTAGATTGCGGGCAAAATTTAGATAATAACCACATGCTGTCTCAAGCTATGGATTGGGTATTGGGTGAACAAGTTCGGATGCGAGGAGATTGGGACGTGTACGTTCCGGAAGCACCTGCAGGAGGGTGGGCATTTGAACGAGCCAATGATTTTTATCCGGATGTAGATGACACGGCCGTTGCTGTAATTGTGCTAACCAGATTAAGGAAACATACAGCTAAGGCTCCCGAAGAACTAGATCAAGCAATAGATGTTGCGGTAAGATGGATGGAATGCATGCAAAGCAAATGTGGTGGCTGGGCAGCTTTTGATAAAGACAATACGCACAAAGTTTTAACAAAAATACCTTTCGCTGATTTCGGTGAACTATTGGATCCACCAAGCGTTGATGTCACAGCGCATGTTCTGGAGGCTTTGGGACTATTAGGTAGAGGTTTAGAAGATCCAATCGTTGCAAAAGCTTATGAGTATCTTCTAGATGAGCAGGAAGATGATGGCAGTTGGTTTGGTCGTTGGGGAGTGAACCATATCTATGGAACGGCTGCAGTATTACCCGCATTGGAGGCTATTGGAGAAGACATGACGAAGGACTATGTCTTGAAAGCCGCGGACTGGATAGTAGACCATCAGAATAAGGATGGAGGATGGGGAGAGACGCCGGGTTCCTATATGGATGACTCCTTAAGAGGTATAGGAAACAGTACTGCCTCTCAGACAGGGTGGGCTCTTATGGCTTTGCTAGCTGTTCAGGGAAACCAGTATGATGAAATCATACTACGGGGCTTGTCTTATCTTTTGAAACATCAGATACATGGCACTTGGGAGGAACCAGAATTTACCGGTACTGGTTTCCCTGGGTATGCTGTGGGAGAAAGAATTGATTTGAAGAAGGCGGGAGATCTTCACCAAGGAACAGAACTACAGCGGGCTTTTATGATCAATTACAACATGTATCGTCATTATTTCCCGATGATGGCCTTAGGGCGTGCTCGCCAGCATTTTGCAAAATATCTGAACTATTCAAAGTATTTGTCGTCCTAG
- a CDS encoding ATP-binding protein has translation MTPSANQSPVEAIRLLMERSPELRSTILHFSPGDIILQENQSNQRLYILLEGQIDLIKRSDSGKDNIIDQFQPGALLGLLSFWSQDPTFTSSQALTKVECLCLEQEIYQHLLETDSEFKNVLNSLIISNLVDRYRRVVNLNVEVQSLTQELQEERNRLQKTVEDLHRTRDKLINQEKLATLGQLFAGIAHEMNNPCAALSRSSGNLNCELTALFKNEGPFYAFQVEGRLLELGMESPFLDSEKNRERMTLLSERYPNLKRSLIRKLAQLPIEGIELLEQKLDPNKNEDGSKIQQLLIFFDIGLFLRSICSSTERIHKLITSLKNYSRPPTNSPEYADIHKGIYDTLLLLNNRLKHYSVKLELSELPQIECYLGEINQVWTNILTNACDAMPPEKSSEIIILSGLCEDNCSVWIEFRDNGPGIPSEILSRIFDPNFTTKSRGQSFGLGLGLSISKSIIKKHHGKMTVSNLPHGGAVFQIKIPIHSNKLNS, from the coding sequence ATGACTCCATCTGCTAACCAAAGTCCAGTTGAGGCCATACGCTTACTCATGGAGCGTTCACCAGAGCTTCGTTCTACAATCCTTCACTTCTCTCCAGGAGATATTATATTACAAGAGAATCAATCCAACCAAAGATTATACATATTACTTGAAGGCCAGATAGACCTGATTAAAAGGAGTGATTCCGGTAAAGATAATATTATAGATCAATTTCAACCTGGAGCCTTATTAGGCCTCTTATCTTTCTGGAGCCAAGACCCAACTTTTACCTCTAGTCAGGCTCTGACCAAAGTTGAGTGCCTCTGCCTCGAACAAGAAATTTATCAACACCTTTTGGAAACAGACTCCGAATTCAAGAATGTTCTCAATAGCTTAATCATTTCTAACTTAGTCGATCGATACCGCCGCGTGGTTAATCTTAATGTAGAAGTACAGAGCCTTACCCAAGAGCTGCAAGAAGAACGAAACCGCCTTCAGAAAACTGTAGAAGATTTGCACAGAACCCGTGACAAACTCATCAATCAAGAAAAACTCGCCACATTAGGGCAGCTCTTCGCTGGCATCGCCCACGAGATGAATAACCCTTGCGCGGCTCTTAGCCGTTCATCGGGCAACTTAAATTGCGAGCTAACGGCTTTATTTAAAAATGAGGGTCCATTCTACGCATTTCAAGTCGAAGGCCGACTACTCGAGCTAGGCATGGAGAGCCCGTTTTTAGATAGCGAAAAAAATCGTGAACGCATGACTTTACTCTCAGAACGCTACCCTAACCTCAAACGATCACTTATCAGAAAACTTGCCCAGCTTCCTATTGAAGGCATTGAGCTTTTAGAACAAAAGCTTGATCCAAATAAAAATGAAGATGGATCGAAAATTCAACAACTCCTCATCTTTTTTGACATAGGACTCTTCTTGAGAAGTATTTGTTCCTCTACAGAAAGAATACACAAACTCATTACAAGTTTAAAAAATTACAGTAGGCCTCCTACTAACTCTCCTGAGTACGCCGATATCCATAAGGGAATATACGATACTCTTCTCCTCTTAAACAATCGCCTTAAACATTATTCAGTTAAACTAGAGCTTTCTGAATTACCTCAAATCGAGTGCTATCTAGGTGAAATCAATCAAGTATGGACAAATATTCTTACGAACGCCTGCGATGCCATGCCTCCAGAAAAGTCTTCAGAAATCATCATTCTATCCGGATTATGCGAAGACAACTGCTCGGTATGGATAGAGTTTAGAGATAATGGACCTGGTATACCTAGTGAAATACTTTCACGGATCTTTGATCCGAATTTCACCACAAAAAGTAGAGGTCAATCCTTTGGCTTGGGGCTCGGCCTTTCCATTTCTAAAAGTATCATCAAAAAACATCACGGGAAAATGACTGTTAGCAACTTACCTCATGGCGGAGCTGTATTCCAGATCAAAATCCCCATACATTCGAATAAACTAAACTCCTAG
- a CDS encoding response regulator, producing the protein MIHKNKVHILCVEDEAEVLEAILRDLAQLEDYFPIECAKTANEAKEVIQVLLQKRQHIGLILCDHIMPGQNGVDFLIEIHEQDSLRESRKVLLTGQAGQEATIEAVNQAELNHYIAKPWQKENLVQVAKSQLSEYIIDNHINPTPYMAMLDQALISEAVRKGNLLSDN; encoded by the coding sequence ATGATTCATAAAAATAAAGTTCATATTCTATGTGTTGAAGATGAAGCCGAAGTGCTGGAAGCCATTCTACGTGATCTGGCACAACTCGAAGATTACTTCCCCATTGAATGCGCTAAGACAGCCAACGAAGCGAAAGAGGTTATTCAAGTACTTTTGCAAAAGCGCCAACATATTGGGCTTATTCTCTGCGACCATATTATGCCAGGTCAAAATGGTGTCGACTTTCTTATAGAAATACATGAACAAGACTCACTCCGCGAGAGCAGAAAAGTTCTTTTGACTGGGCAGGCAGGACAAGAGGCAACCATAGAAGCAGTCAACCAGGCAGAGTTAAATCATTACATTGCCAAACCTTGGCAAAAAGAAAATTTGGTCCAAGTCGCAAAAAGTCAGCTTTCCGAATACATCATTGACAACCACATCAACCCAACTCCTTACATGGCAATGCTAGACCAAGCCCTTATTAGCGAAGCTGTTCGGAAAGGTAATCTTTTATCGGATAATTAA
- a CDS encoding DASS family sodium-coupled anion symporter: MNQKQCIGLIAGILALLIICFFPIPGLLIPARITLGVLVMAAIFWITEPIPIFATSMVIILLQVFLLSDNGLLSKKIFLEDSIHNLESYGTKKGFYWIPLDSLSIQDDKTVVYKQTETGGFQAIEIGAVDSLTSKKKNYIIGRSNELFPGDILAKDMEGWITSYNPTSYKKFYSTLANPIIILFLAGFALAAAVVKYNIDQSITKVLLLPFGDKPANIALGLMLVTALLSAFMSNTATTAMMMAIVLPIATQQEKDNPFRQLVALCIPVGANIGGIMTPIGTPPNAIVLAALSNDGVNISFSSWMLMTVPLALIMLFISWRILLLLFPPKPEPFKLKLTGEFKRTFYSTGTVIIFSVTIFLWLTEKLHGLSSKIIAFLPIALLPAIGAIDVKDIRNFSWEVLWLVAGGISLGISIQETQLAYWIMSLADLTTLGSVGLILIFAFSSYLFSNFVSNTVTATIIVPLAIGLGPSLIDRIDFSMPAIVITIALATSFAMILPISTPPNAIAMSTGLIKSQEMIKTGIIIGIIGSSLVIITGLVYLPLFF, from the coding sequence ATGAATCAAAAGCAATGCATTGGTCTTATTGCGGGGATCTTAGCTTTGTTAATCATTTGCTTTTTCCCTATTCCTGGTCTGCTGATACCTGCACGTATAACGCTAGGAGTCCTGGTAATGGCAGCCATTTTCTGGATTACAGAACCGATCCCAATCTTTGCTACCTCCATGGTGATTATTTTGCTGCAAGTGTTTCTTTTAAGTGACAATGGCCTTCTATCCAAAAAAATCTTTCTCGAGGACTCCATTCACAATCTAGAATCATATGGGACTAAAAAAGGTTTTTATTGGATCCCTTTAGATTCACTTAGCATCCAGGATGATAAAACCGTGGTTTACAAACAAACCGAAACTGGAGGATTTCAGGCTATAGAAATTGGCGCGGTAGATAGTCTTACCTCTAAGAAGAAAAATTATATCATAGGACGCTCAAATGAATTATTCCCGGGTGACATACTTGCCAAGGATATGGAAGGTTGGATTACCAGTTATAATCCAACCTCCTACAAAAAATTCTACAGCACACTAGCAAACCCTATAATTATTCTTTTTCTGGCAGGCTTTGCCCTAGCAGCTGCTGTAGTTAAGTACAACATTGACCAGTCCATCACCAAAGTTCTTCTCTTACCTTTTGGCGACAAGCCCGCCAATATCGCTCTAGGTCTGATGTTAGTGACGGCCCTGCTTTCGGCCTTCATGAGTAACACTGCGACCACTGCCATGATGATGGCTATTGTCTTGCCTATTGCGACTCAACAGGAAAAAGATAACCCCTTCCGTCAGCTTGTGGCATTATGCATTCCAGTTGGAGCTAATATTGGAGGTATTATGACGCCTATAGGAACACCACCCAATGCCATTGTCCTAGCTGCCTTGAGCAATGATGGAGTTAATATCTCTTTTTCGTCGTGGATGCTGATGACAGTCCCTTTAGCCCTTATCATGCTATTTATCTCCTGGCGTATTTTACTTCTACTATTTCCACCAAAGCCTGAGCCTTTCAAATTAAAACTCACAGGAGAATTTAAACGCACCTTTTATTCTACCGGAACCGTTATCATCTTCAGTGTCACGATATTTCTCTGGCTTACCGAGAAGTTACACGGACTCTCCTCAAAAATCATCGCCTTTTTGCCCATTGCCCTTTTACCCGCGATTGGAGCTATCGATGTAAAAGATATTAGAAACTTTTCGTGGGAAGTCTTATGGTTAGTAGCCGGAGGAATTTCCCTGGGCATTTCTATCCAAGAAACTCAACTCGCTTATTGGATCATGTCTTTAGCTGATTTGACTACATTAGGGAGCGTAGGCCTCATTTTAATCTTTGCTTTTTCCAGCTACCTATTCTCTAACTTTGTCTCGAATACTGTTACGGCAACAATTATTGTTCCACTTGCTATAGGGCTTGGCCCTTCTCTAATTGATCGTATCGATTTTAGTATGCCAGCCATTGTCATCACTATTGCACTGGCTACCAGCTTTGCCATGATTCTTCCCATTTCAACACCACCCAATGCCATAGCTATGAGTACGGGGCTTATTAAAAGTCAGGAAATGATCAAGACAGGCATAATTATTGGAATCATAGGATCTAGTTTAGTTATCATAACAGGCTTAGTTTACCTACCCTTATTTTTTTAA